Proteins encoded by one window of Candidatus Nitrosocosmicus hydrocola:
- a CDS encoding pentapeptide repeat-containing protein, whose product MTRRVEKSKGNEFLRDTSIAIGFLLVGLVLSPVVTQWWIEDVANSPERLAKLLKNADIDGFSEVRKHVNTFVEFDGIDLSEKNMSGARLDSVTLNNANLSKTDLSYSKLDDIKVSGDLSEARMINASLFRADLSNSDLTNADLTKANLTLSNLEKIYGFNSILENAVLWNTDLSHAYLENADMRDSFLGGADLTNAYLRGADLRDAYLRGADLTNAYLEDADLRDAYLRGADLTNADFRGADLTNAYLGGADFTNTDFDSAVLRNVTFYCESLLDANLTNLNSMMNSFDIRLLNSSYQEVESCH is encoded by the coding sequence TTGACACGCCGCGTGGAGAAAAGCAAAGGGAACGAATTTCTAAGAGATACCAGCATAGCTATAGGGTTTCTCCTAGTTGGTCTTGTACTGTCTCCAGTCGTAACACAATGGTGGATAGAAGATGTGGCCAATTCTCCTGAAAGATTGGCGAAATTATTAAAAAATGCCGATATAGACGGATTTTCAGAGGTCAGAAAGCACGTAAATACTTTCGTAGAATTTGATGGCATTGATCTCTCGGAAAAGAATATGTCGGGTGCAAGATTAGATTCAGTAACATTAAACAATGCTAATTTGTCTAAAACAGATTTATCCTATTCGAAATTAGATGACATAAAAGTATCAGGAGATTTATCGGAGGCGAGAATGATTAACGCTAGTTTGTTTAGAGCAGATCTTTCCAATAGCGACCTTACCAACGCGGATCTGACAAAAGCAAACTTAACATTGAGCAATTTGGAAAAAATTTATGGTTTCAATTCAATTTTAGAGAATGCAGTGCTATGGAATACCGATTTGAGTCATGCATATCTTGAGAATGCTGACATGAGAGATTCATTTCTAGGGGGTGCAGATCTTACTAATGCTTACCTAAGGGGTGCAGATCTGAGAGATGCCTACCTAAGGGGTGCAGATCTTACTAATGCGTATCTAGAAGATGCAGATCTGAGAGATGCCTACCTAAGGGGTGCAGATCTTACTAATGCGGATTTTAGGGGTGCAGATCTTACTAATGCATATTTAGGTGGAGCCGATTTTACTAATACTGATTTCGATTCAGCGGTTCTTAGAAACGTTACTTTCTATTGCGAAAGCCTATTGGATGCTAATCTTACTAATCTTAATAGCATGATGAATTCCTTTGACATTCGCCTATTGAATTCAAGCTATCAAGAAGTTGAATCTTGTCATTAG
- a CDS encoding DoxX family protein, whose amino-acid sequence MSLQKISTFAPLPIRIMAGIAFILHGLPKFESLQGTQGFFASVGIPADLALVIGLLEVIGGILLIIGLVTRITSILFIIEMIGAISIVKASNGFMGEGGYEVDLLLMSISISLLLSGPGRVSIERDVLKREIFPKISYKKNEEANAN is encoded by the coding sequence ATGTCTTTACAGAAGATCTCTACCTTTGCTCCTTTACCCATAAGAATTATGGCAGGCATAGCATTTATTCTCCACGGATTACCAAAATTTGAAAGTCTTCAAGGAACCCAAGGTTTCTTTGCATCAGTTGGTATCCCAGCAGATTTAGCTTTGGTAATAGGACTATTAGAGGTAATAGGTGGAATATTACTAATTATTGGATTAGTTACTAGGATAACTTCTATTCTCTTCATTATCGAGATGATAGGCGCTATTAGTATCGTTAAAGCAAGTAATGGTTTTATGGGAGAAGGCGGTTACGAAGTCGATTTGTTACTGATGTCCATTTCCATTAGTCTGCTATTATCAGGACCAGGTAGAGTCTCTATAGAAAGAGACGTATTAAAACGCGAGATCTTTCCCAAGATATCATACAAGAAAAATGAAGAGGCTAACGCCAATTAG
- a CDS encoding MEDS domain-containing protein produces MKPFDSLKRGSHVFVTSYSKVLEFHDFYSFLRKGIDNNELVIVFLENYSKDRFDDRVREFINFSYYENYKSTDSVHLKITEEWFHHKECSNSEIFFQKWEGIVTNAMNAGKEGIRILVETNKFMREKIDNALIIYDKILQDLFDFPITSMYIYKKEDLQSMTPEQIAILNSSRRLEID; encoded by the coding sequence ATGAAGCCGTTTGATTCATTAAAACGTGGAAGTCATGTGTTTGTAACATCCTACTCGAAAGTACTTGAATTTCATGATTTCTATTCCTTTTTGAGGAAAGGAATTGATAACAATGAATTGGTAATTGTTTTTTTAGAAAACTATTCAAAAGATAGATTTGATGATCGAGTAAGAGAGTTTATCAATTTTTCATATTATGAAAATTACAAAAGTACAGATAGTGTCCATCTTAAAATAACAGAAGAGTGGTTTCACCATAAAGAGTGTTCGAATTCGGAAATATTTTTTCAAAAGTGGGAAGGCATAGTTACCAATGCAATGAATGCTGGCAAGGAAGGTATTAGGATTCTTGTAGAAACTAACAAATTTATGAGAGAAAAAATTGATAACGCCTTAATCATTTACGACAAGATTCTACAAGATCTATTTGACTTTCCTATCACTTCTATGTATATTTATAAAAAAGAAGATTTACAATCGATGACTCCAGAGCAAATTGCGATCTTGAACTCAAGTCGAAGACTAGAAATAGATTAA
- a CDS encoding DUF1428 family protein: MDNSDNFGRQKELGGLIQIVFIRAPKKNRDALAKIGKETDDFFRKHGVSKFVYRLNARENMMDFVNLSKIISANNDEDVNLEILSYRDAKHVEEVMKAMESDKRANELYRESSKFITLGSIVFGDFNKVEDESK; encoded by the coding sequence ATGGATAATTCGGATAATTTTGGACGTCAAAAAGAACTCGGCGGTTTAATCCAAATTGTTTTCATCCGTGCACCAAAGAAAAATCGCGATGCTTTAGCCAAGATTGGCAAGGAAACTGATGATTTTTTCAGGAAACACGGAGTATCAAAATTTGTGTATAGATTGAATGCAAGAGAAAACATGATGGATTTTGTAAATCTATCAAAAATCATTTCTGCCAATAATGATGAAGACGTAAATTTGGAAATATTATCCTATAGAGATGCCAAGCATGTAGAAGAAGTTATGAAGGCAATGGAAAGCGACAAGAGGGCTAATGAACTGTATAGGGAATCCAGCAAATTCATCACGCTTGGTTCAATAGTGTTTGGAGATTTTAATAAGGTGGAAGATGAATCCAAATAG
- a CDS encoding transglutaminase domain-containing protein: MFNLFNLSPNNFSYPFTKQHFILYKQVTNQFNDPDILRYVNQLIPEKIKKEIKIQLKKGISKSINRNIFRNTSISSSYDINDAGDRNDDDGSSSTYSINVDDASSPISLSPTFVNSLEELMIWFKKDFMRWVNKNPFCDGCGKRLSLEYIPGNTWEVRGIENYYCSFCNAGFSFPRHGKIIEIADSRMGRCSEWTFLFGAMLNSLSIKTRIVHDFLDHCWNEAYIGGRWIHIDSTLAFPISFDHPSYYETNWNKEYVFVIAFSKSNLDDVTTSYTMKWNQVLNRRSKLKQKTQLNVFENFYQKI, translated from the coding sequence TTGTTTAACCTGTTTAATTTATCTCCTAACAATTTTAGCTACCCTTTTACAAAACAGCATTTCATTCTTTATAAACAGGTTACAAACCAATTTAACGATCCTGATATTCTTCGATATGTTAATCAACTTATTCCAGAGAAAATAAAAAAAGAGATAAAGATACAGCTTAAAAAAGGTATTTCCAAAAGTATAAATCGTAATATTTTTAGAAATACCAGCATCAGCTCCAGCTACGATATTAATGATGCTGGCGATCGAAATGATGATGATGGTAGTAGTAGTACTTATAGTATCAATGTTGATGATGCTTCTTCTCCTATTTCTTTGTCTCCTACTTTCGTAAACTCCTTAGAAGAGTTAATGATTTGGTTTAAAAAGGATTTTATGAGATGGGTTAACAAAAATCCCTTCTGTGATGGCTGTGGTAAGCGTTTATCTTTGGAATATATTCCTGGTAATACTTGGGAAGTGAGGGGAATTGAAAATTATTATTGTTCTTTTTGCAACGCTGGCTTTTCCTTTCCTAGACATGGTAAAATCATAGAAATTGCTGATAGTAGGATGGGTAGGTGTAGTGAATGGACCTTTCTGTTTGGAGCAATGTTAAACTCTCTTTCTATTAAGACAAGGATTGTCCATGATTTTTTGGATCATTGCTGGAATGAGGCTTATATTGGTGGACGGTGGATTCACATCGATTCAACGCTGGCATTTCCGATTTCCTTTGATCATCCTTCTTACTATGAAACGAATTGGAACAAAGAATATGTTTTTGTAATTGCATTTTCTAAATCAAATTTGGACGACGTCACAACCTCTTATACAATGAAATGGAATCAAGTTCTAAATCGTCGATCTAAACTAAAACAAAAAACTCAATTAAATGTATTCGAAAACTTTTATCAAAAAATCTAG
- a CDS encoding TetR/AcrR family transcriptional regulator — protein sequence MSRSKAKEEKSRLIINTALKVFSEKGYDNATIADIAKSAKVSMGLPLYYFSNKEELACEALVISSEQITKSILNDVSGISPEEIATSFINSFRNNIKKYPDFYPFYFEMWSASRRNKKIKKVFKTALDNTINTTKAVLANAQENGLISVGPEDVDSIAISLVSKADGLGLLIVQYPEIIGNENIWKMEKKMWLSILQNGIEVQK from the coding sequence ATGTCCAGATCCAAAGCAAAGGAAGAAAAGTCTAGATTAATAATAAATACAGCACTAAAGGTATTTTCAGAAAAAGGATACGATAATGCAACTATAGCTGATATAGCAAAGTCTGCGAAGGTAAGCATGGGATTGCCGCTATACTACTTTTCCAATAAAGAGGAGTTGGCATGTGAAGCATTGGTAATCAGCTCAGAACAAATAACAAAATCGATTCTCAATGATGTATCAGGAATCTCTCCTGAAGAGATTGCAACAAGTTTCATTAATTCTTTTAGAAATAATATAAAAAAATATCCCGATTTTTATCCATTTTATTTTGAGATGTGGTCGGCAAGTAGAAGAAACAAAAAAATTAAAAAGGTGTTTAAAACCGCATTAGATAATACAATAAATACTACAAAGGCTGTCTTGGCCAACGCTCAAGAAAATGGTTTGATATCTGTTGGACCTGAAGATGTAGATAGTATTGCTATTTCTCTAGTTTCCAAGGCTGACGGACTAGGACTGCTAATAGTTCAGTATCCAGAAATTATTGGAAACGAAAATATCTGGAAAATGGAAAAGAAAATGTGGCTATCAATACTCCAAAACGGAATAGAAGTTCAGAAATGA
- a CDS encoding class I SAM-dependent methyltransferase has product MFNQKQETKVINESKLNEFAEKVMGDLAATLSSVMVNVGDRLGLYEALANADKPLDSQELSQITDTAERCIREWLANQAAGGYIIYDKESKKYSFPQEHVMILANINSPLYLLGGFQAASSYFKDVEKICSAFKTGKGLAWGDHDIDLFEGTERFFEPNYRANITTSWIPSLENGKVEENLKKGALVADVGCGHGISTIIMAKAYPNSKFVGFDNHGPSIDRARMLAQKEGLGEERITFKIHSAKDYPLLYPNSQYDLVTIYDALHDMDDPVGAAQHALGSLKENGTIMLVEPSANDKLENNLTPLGRAMFAGSACACVLNSMANNGLALGAQAGQAKISEVMKKAGFKRFRLATQTLVNMVYEAKPSQEQ; this is encoded by the coding sequence ATGTTCAATCAAAAACAAGAAACTAAAGTGATAAATGAATCAAAACTAAACGAATTTGCAGAAAAGGTTATGGGCGATTTAGCGGCTACATTAAGTTCAGTTATGGTAAATGTTGGAGACAGGCTTGGATTGTATGAAGCTTTGGCTAATGCAGACAAACCATTGGATTCTCAAGAATTGTCACAAATTACTGATACTGCAGAAAGATGTATACGAGAATGGCTTGCCAATCAGGCGGCAGGTGGGTATATAATTTATGATAAAGAATCTAAAAAATATAGCTTTCCACAAGAACACGTCATGATATTGGCCAACATCAATAGTCCACTTTACTTACTTGGAGGATTTCAAGCCGCTTCATCATATTTTAAAGATGTAGAAAAAATATGCAGTGCATTTAAGACTGGAAAGGGACTTGCCTGGGGTGATCATGATATTGATCTTTTTGAAGGCACAGAAAGATTTTTTGAACCCAATTACCGAGCAAACATCACAACCTCATGGATACCTTCCTTGGAGAATGGTAAGGTAGAAGAGAATCTAAAAAAGGGTGCATTAGTTGCAGATGTGGGTTGCGGACACGGAATATCTACAATAATTATGGCCAAGGCTTATCCAAATTCAAAGTTTGTTGGATTTGATAACCATGGTCCTTCCATTGACAGGGCAAGAATGCTCGCTCAAAAAGAGGGATTAGGAGAAGAACGAATAACCTTTAAAATCCATTCAGCAAAAGACTATCCCCTACTTTACCCAAACTCCCAATATGATCTTGTAACAATATATGATGCACTTCATGATATGGATGACCCAGTAGGTGCTGCACAACATGCGTTGGGTTCTCTAAAAGAAAATGGGACTATCATGCTTGTCGAACCTTCTGCTAATGATAAATTGGAAAATAATCTTACCCCATTGGGAAGGGCCATGTTTGCGGGATCAGCTTGCGCTTGTGTGTTAAACTCAATGGCTAACAATGGTTTAGCATTAGGAGCCCAAGCTGGACAAGCGAAGATTTCCGAGGTAATGAAAAAAGCTGGATTCAAAAGGTTTCGATTAGCGACACAAACTCTGGTTAATATGGTTTATGAAGCAAAACCCTCACAAGAGCAGTAG
- a CDS encoding ester cyclase, translating to MSNNDNIYTDVLKSSIEKWNSQDLDAYMQLYHPDIDAKGFPGVQPGIDSLKGFYQAFWSAVPASQITINDVIEKDDKLVCRFTLKGNHSGTLMGIPPSNKDVQFEGITILQFDENNKCTKRWNQADFLGLMYQIGAIKQ from the coding sequence ATGAGCAACAATGACAATATTTATACAGACGTACTAAAAAGTTCTATCGAAAAATGGAATTCACAAGACCTTGACGCTTACATGCAGTTATACCATCCAGATATTGACGCAAAGGGTTTTCCAGGGGTACAACCCGGAATAGATAGTTTAAAGGGTTTTTACCAAGCTTTCTGGTCCGCAGTTCCTGCTTCTCAAATAACAATTAACGATGTAATTGAAAAAGATGACAAACTTGTTTGTAGATTTACACTAAAAGGAAACCATTCAGGAACGCTTATGGGAATTCCTCCTAGCAATAAAGATGTGCAATTTGAAGGCATTACAATATTACAGTTTGATGAGAACAACAAGTGCACCAAGCGCTGGAATCAGGCTGATTTTTTGGGGTTGATGTATCAGATAGGAGCAATAAAACAATAA
- a CDS encoding CAP domain-containing protein, translating to MFQKISNEISLILVMATVLVVLSSVMVKLSYAQSNNDLENDMLNIHNNERAAVEVPPVTWSSSLAADSQSWADHLTTLGLVCDPARAEQVPPKPICDAASHGAKNENIASGVAELYTPEEFAQMWADEKAKYDAGQRSGLGIGHYTAMVWKNTQEIGCGFASSGQMDFLVCRYNPPGNIAGQTPY from the coding sequence ATGTTTCAAAAAATATCAAACGAAATATCATTGATTCTTGTTATGGCTACGGTCTTGGTAGTGTTATCTTCAGTAATGGTGAAGCTATCGTACGCTCAGTCAAATAATGATCTCGAAAACGACATGTTAAATATACACAACAATGAACGTGCTGCGGTTGAAGTTCCGCCGGTAACATGGAGTAGTAGTCTTGCAGCTGACTCCCAAAGTTGGGCGGATCATTTGACGACCCTCGGTCTAGTTTGTGATCCCGCTAGAGCAGAGCAAGTTCCTCCCAAACCCATATGCGATGCTGCTTCCCACGGGGCTAAAAATGAGAACATTGCGTCGGGAGTTGCTGAACTCTATACACCTGAGGAATTTGCCCAGATGTGGGCTGATGAAAAAGCGAAATATGATGCGGGACAACGTTCTGGTCTAGGTATCGGTCATTACACTGCGATGGTGTGGAAGAACACGCAAGAGATTGGCTGTGGATTCGCTAGTAGCGGTCAAATGGACTTTTTAGTATGTAGATATAACCCTCCTGGTAATATTGCAGGACAAACACCTTACTAA
- a CDS encoding CAP domain-containing protein → MKISSKITMIVIMTVVLTVPSTMLQISQAQLSASDQTTILTIHNNERSAVGNSPLVWSNSLATQSQDYANQLSTMGLVCNAQKCDRTPHGATNENLAGGSPGTSITTHVQGWAKEKAVYNGQPIPSGNNPAGHYTAMVWQNTQEIGCGFASSGQMDFLVCRYNPPGNFIGEMPYGNSNQAVIDDETTFVPNGGVTESVDSGVSNVGNSGSEDSGDSGSEDSGDSGSEDSGDSGSEDSGDSGSEDSGDSGSEDSGDSGSEEGNEN, encoded by the coding sequence ATGAAAATATCATCTAAAATTACTATGATTGTTATCATGACGGTAGTTTTGACAGTGCCGTCTACAATGTTACAGATCTCTCAAGCGCAGCTTAGTGCAAGCGATCAAACTACTATCCTGACCATCCACAACAATGAAAGAAGTGCGGTTGGTAATTCACCTCTTGTTTGGAGTAACAGTCTTGCAACCCAATCCCAAGATTATGCTAACCAGTTATCCACGATGGGATTAGTCTGCAATGCCCAGAAATGTGATCGGACACCTCATGGCGCAACCAATGAGAACTTGGCAGGTGGAAGTCCGGGTACATCAATAACCACCCATGTCCAGGGCTGGGCTAAAGAAAAGGCGGTGTACAATGGTCAACCTATACCTTCGGGTAATAACCCTGCAGGTCATTACACTGCAATGGTGTGGCAGAACACGCAAGAGATTGGATGTGGATTCGCTAGTAGCGGTCAAATGGACTTTTTAGTTTGTAGATATAACCCTCCTGGTAACTTTATCGGAGAAATGCCCTATGGCAATTCTAACCAGGCTGTTATTGATGATGAAACTACATTTGTTCCTAACGGGGGAGTGACTGAAAGTGTAGATTCTGGTGTAAGTAATGTTGGAAACTCTGGTAGTGAAGACAGTGGCGACTCTGGTAGTGAAGACAGTGGCGACTCTGGTAGTGAAGACAGTGGCGACTCTGGTAGTGAAGACAGTGGCGACTCTGGTAGTGAAGACAGTGGCGACTCTGGTAGTGAAGACAGTGGCGACTCTGGTAGTGAAGAAGGTAATGAGAATTAA
- a CDS encoding carboxypeptidase-like regulatory domain-containing protein: MNNSNYKYNNTIIFAIVTGILTLSIITMTSISINQVSAQMDECQPSLSLNPNPRGGTVASGSSLPVYLLGELKCGDLPIGGATVIISGINENTENVLTDEFGKYSLGVRLVPGEYSVEAYFAGDETHVSASAIRTVTVNERT, translated from the coding sequence ATGAATAATAGTAATTATAAGTATAACAATACAATCATCTTTGCAATAGTGACTGGAATTTTGACACTCTCTATAATTACAATGACATCAATATCAATTAATCAAGTGTCAGCTCAAATGGACGAGTGTCAACCATCATTAAGTTTAAATCCGAATCCTAGAGGAGGAACCGTTGCATCTGGTAGTAGCCTTCCTGTTTATTTATTGGGTGAACTAAAATGCGGTGATTTGCCTATAGGAGGTGCTACTGTAATAATTTCAGGTATAAATGAAAATACAGAGAACGTACTAACAGATGAATTTGGTAAATACAGTTTAGGAGTCCGATTAGTCCCAGGAGAATATTCTGTGGAGGCATATTTTGCTGGTGATGAGACTCATGTTTCAGCATCTGCAATAAGAACAGTTACAGTCAATGAACGCACTTGA
- a CDS encoding inorganic phosphate transporter, translating into MGEELLYLTFAAIISALIFDFVNGFHDAANAIATVVGSRILRPLHAVTISAITNFVGPFIFGTAVAATIGQGIIKPEFATTEVIFAGLVGAIVWNLITWYIGLPSSSSHALIGGLIGSALVSGGIQTVVFAGTIKTIIFMVISPTMGFLTAFFLVILLLLIFKKKRAQLVNRIFGKLQICSSIFFSLTHGANDGQKTMGVITALLIAGGLLQSDEFTVPIWVIFSAALALGLGTFFGGWRIVKTMAFKLTDLKPYQGFCAETGGGVILAMMAWLGIPVSTTHAISGAIMGVGTSRRLSAVRWGIGRKIIYAWIITIPASAVIAALTFILFDFISR; encoded by the coding sequence ATGGGAGAGGAATTGCTATATTTAACATTTGCTGCAATTATCTCAGCCCTTATTTTTGATTTTGTAAATGGATTTCATGATGCCGCAAATGCAATAGCAACAGTAGTTGGAAGTAGAATACTAAGACCTTTACACGCAGTGACAATCAGTGCTATTACAAATTTCGTTGGTCCATTTATTTTTGGAACTGCTGTAGCTGCAACTATCGGACAAGGAATCATTAAACCGGAATTTGCAACTACGGAGGTAATATTTGCGGGCCTAGTGGGAGCAATAGTGTGGAATTTAATCACATGGTATATTGGGTTACCCTCCTCTAGCAGCCATGCATTAATCGGAGGACTAATTGGTTCTGCATTGGTTTCAGGCGGGATACAAACGGTAGTTTTCGCGGGTACAATAAAGACCATTATCTTTATGGTTATCTCCCCCACAATGGGATTTTTAACTGCATTCTTTTTGGTAATACTCTTGCTACTTATTTTTAAAAAGAAGAGAGCACAACTGGTCAACAGAATTTTTGGTAAATTACAAATATGCTCATCTATATTTTTTTCTTTAACACATGGCGCAAATGATGGTCAGAAAACCATGGGTGTAATTACCGCTTTACTTATAGCAGGGGGGCTTTTACAATCTGATGAGTTTACTGTACCGATTTGGGTAATATTTAGTGCAGCACTTGCTTTAGGATTAGGAACATTTTTTGGTGGATGGAGAATTGTAAAAACTATGGCTTTCAAGCTTACAGATCTAAAGCCGTATCAGGGCTTTTGTGCGGAAACTGGAGGAGGGGTAATACTTGCAATGATGGCCTGGCTTGGAATACCGGTAAGTACAACGCATGCAATCTCAGGGGCAATTATGGGAGTAGGAACATCGAGACGATTGTCTGCAGTGAGATGGGGTATTGGACGTAAGATAATTTACGCTTGGATAATAACCATTCCGGCGAGTGCCGTTATAGCCGCTTTGACCTTCATATTATTTGATTTTATATCTAGATAG
- a CDS encoding DUF47 domain-containing protein, translated as MVSKKWLTWIKGNDKVIIQLLEKQSSNLVVATNYLAELVLESQKKNICEEKVSLIKNLEHEGDNITHSLFTTLFQTFVTILDREDIAGLASAIDEVLDYTEGIADRFLLFKMRNPTDHMINLSKILHSATVEIHLVTKILKETKNVSALIPHCNNLKTYEQQADNVYRNAIAELFETNSNAIEVIKFKEIYENFESSLDKCQDVADIVEDIVLKYG; from the coding sequence GTGGTTTCTAAGAAGTGGCTAACATGGATAAAAGGGAATGATAAAGTTATCATTCAGTTATTAGAGAAACAATCATCAAATCTAGTCGTGGCCACAAATTATTTGGCTGAACTCGTATTAGAAAGTCAAAAAAAAAATATTTGTGAAGAAAAGGTTTCATTGATTAAGAATTTGGAACATGAAGGTGATAATATTACTCATTCCCTATTTACTACCTTATTTCAAACATTTGTGACTATTTTGGATAGAGAAGATATTGCAGGGCTTGCTAGTGCAATAGATGAAGTGTTGGATTATACAGAGGGAATTGCAGATCGATTCTTACTCTTTAAGATGAGAAATCCCACAGATCACATGATCAATCTCTCCAAAATTCTGCATTCTGCCACAGTAGAAATACATCTAGTTACCAAAATTTTAAAAGAAACTAAAAACGTTTCGGCATTAATACCACATTGTAACAATCTAAAGACATACGAACAGCAAGCAGATAACGTCTACAGAAATGCAATAGCTGAATTATTTGAAACGAATAGTAATGCTATCGAGGTAATAAAATTTAAAGAGATTTACGAGAACTTTGAATCATCATTGGATAAATGTCAAGATGTAGCAGATATAGTAGAAGATATTGTCTTAAAATATGGATAG
- a CDS encoding class I SAM-dependent methyltransferase: protein MALGWQKWWKIFENGAQIVSDKLIELADVRPNSKVLDIATGIGEPAITAANRVGSSGYVLATDLSPQMLSIAKQRASSRNFENRMEFKEGDAETIDLQPSTFDAGICRWGLMFLSNIEMGLLNIHKSLVDGGKFAAAVWSTADKVPQLSIPMNIARHETNTPLPPPGTPGPFGLADEKLLHAVFEAAGFRNIQIEKVNVTFKFDTAEDFTKFTQDIAAPVNAILKNQPKILSEKIWNKITQEVTKYTTTTTKNDMSTRDGACPVSLHNEAICVVGIK from the coding sequence GTGGCACTAGGATGGCAAAAATGGTGGAAGATATTTGAAAATGGTGCGCAAATTGTTAGTGATAAATTAATAGAACTTGCAGATGTAAGGCCAAACTCAAAGGTTTTGGATATTGCAACAGGGATAGGCGAGCCAGCCATTACTGCGGCTAACCGTGTTGGTAGTAGTGGATATGTGTTAGCTACTGACTTGTCACCTCAAATGCTATCCATTGCTAAACAAAGAGCCAGTTCCCGAAACTTTGAAAACAGAATGGAGTTTAAAGAGGGCGATGCAGAAACAATCGATTTACAACCGTCTACATTTGATGCAGGAATTTGTAGATGGGGATTGATGTTTCTATCAAATATTGAGATGGGACTTTTAAATATTCATAAATCCTTAGTAGACGGAGGAAAGTTTGCTGCCGCAGTTTGGTCAACTGCTGACAAAGTCCCACAACTCTCTATTCCCATGAACATAGCCAGACACGAAACTAATACTCCGTTGCCTCCACCTGGAACCCCGGGACCCTTTGGTTTGGCGGATGAAAAATTACTTCATGCTGTTTTTGAAGCTGCGGGATTTAGAAATATTCAGATAGAAAAAGTAAATGTGACTTTTAAGTTTGATACTGCAGAAGACTTTACAAAATTCACCCAAGATATTGCGGCCCCAGTCAATGCCATATTGAAAAACCAACCAAAAATTCTGTCTGAAAAAATTTGGAATAAAATAACTCAAGAAGTAACAAAATACACGACTACTACTACTAAGAATGATATGAGTACCAGGGATGGCGCATGTCCAGTTAGTCTTCACAATGAAGCTATATGTGTAGTTGGTATCAAGTAA